Part of the Caballeronia sp. SL2Y3 genome is shown below.
CGCCGAGCGTCGGGCCGAGAATCGGGCCGACTTGTCCGGCGACGGAAATCATCGCGAGCGCGGAGACATAGGCTTCGCCGCTGACGGCGCGCAACACCGCGAGGCGGCCGATCGGCAGCAGCATCGAGCCGCCGATGCCTTGCAGCACGCGCGCAAAGATGAGTTGGTTGAGCGAATGCGCGCCCGCGCAGGCGAGCGATCCGACGACGAACAAGCTGATCGACACGAAGTACACGCGCCGCGTGCCGAAGCGGTCGGCGAGCCAGCCGGAGGCGGGCGTGAGCAGCGCCATCGTGAGCGTGTACGCGACGACGATCGACTGCATCGCGAGCGGCGCGGCGTGCAGGTCCCGCGCGATGGAAGGCAGCGCCGTGTTGACGATCGTCGTATCGAGCGCCTGCATGAAAAAGCCCACGGCGACGATCCACAAAAGCGCCGTGTGCGAAGACTGTCTGGTCATGAGGGAGAGAGCGGGCAGTCGCGCTGGAACCGTTTTCAGCGCATGTGTGAAATCTTAGTGACTGCGGGCGTTATCGGGAACCCCGCTAACCGCATTGACTGTTATCGGCTTTGCCGATCACAATGCGCGGATGCTCAATCCGCTCTGGCTGAACACTTTCGCGACGGTGGCCGCGTCGCACAGTTTCACCGAAGCCGGGCGGCAACTCGGCTTGCGTCAATCCAGCGTGTCGGAGCATATCCGGCGCTTGGAAGAGAGCGTCGGCCGGCGGCTTTTCCTGCGCGACACGCACTCGCTCGCGCTCACCGCCGACGGCGAAGCCATGCTCGTCCACGCCCGCGTGATTCTCGAAGCGATGTCGCACGCCGAATCGCAGTTCCGCTCGCCTCGGCTGCGCGGACGCGTGCGGCTCGGCTCATCCGACGATCTCGCACTCGGACCGTTGCCGAGCGTGCTCGCCGCGTTTCGCGACTCGCATCCGGACGTGGAACTGGAAATCACCATCGGCATGACCGGGCGGCTGTATCAATTGGTCGACGCGGGCGAACTGGATCTCGCCGTCGGCAAGCGGCGTCTCGGCGATGCGCGCGGCACGCGGCTTTTCAGCGGGCGGCTGGAATGGCTCGCGAAGCCGGGAACCGTCGTCGATACAGCGCTGCCGCTGCCGCTCATTCTCGTCGCCGAGCCGAGCGTCACGCGCGCCGTCGTGCTCGATTCGCTCGCGATGACCGGCGCGCGCTGGCAAATGGTCTGCACGAGCAGCAGCCACGCGGGCTGCATCGCGGCGGCGCGCGGCGGGCTCGGGCTCACGGTGCGCTCGCACTTTCTGGCGGGCCGCGGGCTCGCGCCGCCGGTCAATCGCGCGGAGCTGCCGGATTTGCCCGAGGTGGAGTTCATCGCGTTCGGCGCGAAGCATCTGAGCCGGCCGGCGGAGACGCTGCTCCAGCTTCTGGAGACGAGCGATTTGCGCGGGGAGTGGGACGGGGAGTAGGGAATGCGGCGTGCTTTGGGCGGATCAATCACGTCGTGCCGCCGCAACGCCGGGCGGCGGCCCCGAATGGCTAACCCGAAACGCTTCTTATCTATTGAGCGGCCATTGAAGTATCCACTCCAGCCCGTGCTTTCTCTCCGCCGTCTTTTCCTTGCCGATGCCTCGCGCCGCGCGTGCCGGGCATTGCTCGTCGCCGCGCTTGCGTTCCTGCCGCTCTCGCGCGCGCACGCCGCCGCGTACGTGACCCGGCACTGCGATGACCTCGCCGGCAAGACGGTGCCCGCGTCGACCATCGGCCTGCCGACGCGCGGCGCGTTGATCGTCACGGCGTCGGCGGTCAAGGCGGCCGCGCCGGGCAATCGCAACGGCGAGTACTGCCGCGTGACCGGCATCATCCGCGCGATTCAGGAGACGACGCCCGACATCCGCTTCGAAGTGAACTTGCCGAGCCGCTGGAACGGGCGCGCGCTGCAAATGGGCGGCGGCGGCTACAACGGCGTGCTGGTTTCCGGCACCGAGCCGATGCCCTTCGCGCCCGATTCGACGCCGCTCGCGCGCGGCTATGCGACCTTCGGCTCGGACTCGGGGCATGTCGGCAATTCGGGGCGCGCGGATTTCGCGGTCAACGACGAAGCCATCGTCAATTTCGGCTTCGCGCACCTGAAGAAAACGCGCGATGTCGCGCTCGCGCTGATCGAAATGGGCTACGGACGTTTGCCCGACAAGATCTACTTCGCGGGCGGCTCGACGGGCGGACGCGAAGGCTTCACCGTCATCGAACGGTTTCCGAACGACTACGACGGCGTGATCGCCAACGCGCCCGCCATCAACTTTTCGGGCGTGCGGCTGCTCGGCGTGAAAGTAGGGCAGGCGTCCTACGCGAAGCCGGGCGGCTTCGTCGGGCTCGCGCAGCAACGGCGCGTGTACGAGACGGTGGTCCACGAATGCGACCGGCTCGACGGTCTCGCAGACGGCATCGTCGGCAATGTCGAAGCGTGCCGGCAACTGGAACCGCAGATCATCGCGTCGTTGCGCTGCGCGAACGGCCAGCGTCCTTCCCTGCGCGACAGCTGCCTCTCCGATGCGCAGCTCGGCACGCTGGAACTGCTGCGCGACGGTCTTTCGTTGCGTTATCCGCTTGCTTATGGCGTCGCGATGTATCCCGGCTACAACGTGTTCCAGGGCGTGGACTTCTCCGGCATGCTCGGCCTCGGCGATTCGGCCACGCTCCTGAACCCGCCGACGTTCGCCGCGAACGGCTATCTCTTCGCGCAGGGCGACGCGTATGTCCGCCACTTCGTCACGCGCGACGCGGCGGTGAGCGGACTCTCGTTCGATATCGACAATCCCGGCCGCTACCGGCAGCGGCTCGTCACGCTCGCCTACACGGTCGGCGCGATGAACCCGGATTTCTCCGCGTTCATCGCGCACGGCGGCAAGCTCGTCGCCATGCACGGCCTCGCCGACGAAGTCATCAGCCCGAACCAGACGATCGCGTTCTATCGCGGACTCGTCGAGCGATATGGTCAGGAGACCGTCGATTCGTTCATGCGGCTCTACATGGTGCCGGGCTTTCAGCACGGCAACGGCGTGTTCATTCCCGCATGGGACGAACTCGGCGCGCTCGACGAGTGGGTGACGAACGGCGTCGCGCCGGAGACGCTCATCGGCACGGACATCGCGCCGGCCACCAACGGACGCACGCGTCCCATCTGTCGATACCCCGGCTATCCGCGCTATCTCGGCAAGGGACGAGTGAACCTGGCCGCGAGCTTCCGCTGTACCGCGCCGTGACCGTGGCGCACATCAAAGCGCGTTCACCGCACGCGGCACGAACCGAGCGATGAAGCGCGACCACGCGGGCCTGACCTGCTGCGCGCGATACGAAGTCAGCGACACCTCGACCGCGCGCTCCGACTCCGACGACAGCCACACGCGTTCGCCGCGCGCAAGCCGCACGACATCGCCGGGCTTGAGCCAGTAATCGTAGGGGTCCTGATGACGCGTGAGCCATATCGAGGCATCGGCGCGCAAGTCGGCATCCCGCGCGAGCCGCCACGAGACCGTCTGATGCGGCAGCACCTCGACATACACGACCACGCGCGCGCCCGACGCATGCAGCTTGCCCGAGGCGACGCCGTGGCGCGCGCCACGCCCTTCCACCACTTGCGACAGCTCTTCCATCTTGCTCTCCTTGATTAGCCGAAGACGGAAGGCCAGGCACGCATGCAACAAAAAGGCCCCGTCTTGCGGCGGGGCCTTCGGAATCGACTTGCTTGCCTGTCTCGCTAGCGCACGCGTTCTCCCGATGACCCGCCGATGATGGCGTTCACTGGGTTTTTAATCGCGGCGATGGCGAGGGAAAGGATTGCGTGCATGAACGCAGTATCGATGCGAACGCGCGGCGCTGTCAATATCGCGATAGCGGGCGCGTTCGCATTCCTACGGCGCGGAGTTCACATGCCGGTGTAACCCTGAGGCTTCGTTGCGTTCTTCTTCGCGACATCCGCGTTGGTCGAAACGACGTACTGCGGCGACTCGGTGAGCGTGAGCGTCACCACGCCGTTCGTGTACGGCGCGCTCGACACGTTGCCCATCGCGTCGATCAGCTTGACCGTGCCGCTCGTGCCGGCTGCATCGACGTCGAGCTTGTAGGCAGTGCTGTAAGTCGTGCTGAATGCGCCGTTCGAAGCCGGCCACACCGCGTTGTTGTGCGTCCAGAGCGCGGTGATGACCTTGCCGTTGCCGAGCTGCTGGAACGCGTAGGCGTACACGCCGGAGGGCAGGTTGTTCACGGGACCGAGCGTGGTGGTGCCGTCGAGCACGCGGGTCATCGCGGCGACTTCCATCGCGGCCGGCTTCGGGCTGATGTTCGTCGTGCCGAACGCGGCCTGCGGATGATCCAGATCGAAGAACGTGCCGTAGCCCGGCTCGCCGGGGAAGTCCGGCCCGAAGAACACATAGGTCTGATCCGCGCCTTCGCCGAGCAGAATGATATGCGCGCGCGCGACGACCGCACCGTGCGCGAACAGAATGTTCGGCGTCGGATAGTTCGGACCGTAGTTCGCGCCGATGTCATAGCTGATGCCCGTCTCGGTCACGAAGAGCTTCATGTTCGGCTTGTAGTCCTTCGCCATTTCCGCGCGCAGGTTGCGCATCTCGTTGAGCAGCGAGTTCGCGGCATCGGCGGCGTTCGCGTCCGTGTGATGACGCTCCGGCGGATGCGACGGCGACGTGCCCGCATCGTAGTAACCATGCGTCGCGATGCCGTCGATATACTGCGCGAGGCCGAGCGGCGCGAGGCGCTTCAGGCGCTCGGTGGTGAGCGACGGGAACGGCTCGGCCGGACCCATCACGACCGCGTGCGGGTCCTTCGAATGCAGGCCCTGATACGCCGCCTTGTACAGCGCGACGAAGTTCACGTCCGTGTCCTTCCACAGGATGTACGGCTCCCACGTCACCTGATAGTAGTTCGCCGACATGGTCGGGTAGTAACGCGCGCGCATCGCCTCGGTTTCCTGTCCGACGCGGCCCATGTAGTTCGCGTAGTAGTTCAGGTCGTTCGGGATGTAGCTGTAGTCGGGGCTCAGGCCGTGCATGCTCGCGCCGCCCGGAATGCCGTCCAGACGGACGAGGCGCATGATCTTGCCGGACGTATAGAACGGGTCGAGGTTGTTGGCGTTCGGGTTGAAGGCGAAGCGGCCGTTCGGCTCCATCACGGACATCTGGCGGTCGTCGATCGTCGACGAGATGCCGAGCGCGGCGAGCATCGTGCCGTTGCCGTTGAAGCCCTGCATGCCGAAGC
Proteins encoded:
- a CDS encoding LysR family transcriptional regulator — translated: MLNPLWLNTFATVAASHSFTEAGRQLGLRQSSVSEHIRRLEESVGRRLFLRDTHSLALTADGEAMLVHARVILEAMSHAESQFRSPRLRGRVRLGSSDDLALGPLPSVLAAFRDSHPDVELEITIGMTGRLYQLVDAGELDLAVGKRRLGDARGTRLFSGRLEWLAKPGTVVDTALPLPLILVAEPSVTRAVVLDSLAMTGARWQMVCTSSSHAGCIAAARGGLGLTVRSHFLAGRGLAPPVNRAELPDLPEVEFIAFGAKHLSRPAETLLQLLETSDLRGEWDGE
- a CDS encoding tannase/feruloyl esterase family alpha/beta hydrolase, producing the protein MLVAALAFLPLSRAHAAAYVTRHCDDLAGKTVPASTIGLPTRGALIVTASAVKAAAPGNRNGEYCRVTGIIRAIQETTPDIRFEVNLPSRWNGRALQMGGGGYNGVLVSGTEPMPFAPDSTPLARGYATFGSDSGHVGNSGRADFAVNDEAIVNFGFAHLKKTRDVALALIEMGYGRLPDKIYFAGGSTGGREGFTVIERFPNDYDGVIANAPAINFSGVRLLGVKVGQASYAKPGGFVGLAQQRRVYETVVHECDRLDGLADGIVGNVEACRQLEPQIIASLRCANGQRPSLRDSCLSDAQLGTLELLRDGLSLRYPLAYGVAMYPGYNVFQGVDFSGMLGLGDSATLLNPPTFAANGYLFAQGDAYVRHFVTRDAAVSGLSFDIDNPGRYRQRLVTLAYTVGAMNPDFSAFIAHGGKLVAMHGLADEVISPNQTIAFYRGLVERYGQETVDSFMRLYMVPGFQHGNGVFIPAWDELGALDEWVTNGVAPETLIGTDIAPATNGRTRPICRYPGYPRYLGKGRVNLAASFRCTAP
- a CDS encoding DUF2917 domain-containing protein, translated to MEELSQVVEGRGARHGVASGKLHASGARVVVYVEVLPHQTVSWRLARDADLRADASIWLTRHQDPYDYWLKPGDVVRLARGERVWLSSESERAVEVSLTSYRAQQVRPAWSRFIARFVPRAVNAL